The following proteins are encoded in a genomic region of Primulina huaijiensis isolate GDHJ02 chromosome 3, ASM1229523v2, whole genome shotgun sequence:
- the LOC140972474 gene encoding uncharacterized protein, translating into MDTSLANAALRPPILDGTNYSLWKVKIRYYIKSIDEQAWQCVINGWTSPSVIDQDGDSLPKPETDWTADEVQNSNYNSKALNAIFTSVDINMFSLITNCTSAKSAWDILQRHCEGSESVRRTRLRMLTSKFEMMRMEESENILDYDCRLRKIANEAFSLGDPISNERLVSKVLRSLPERFNIKICAIDEAKDTSQMALEDLIRSLRTFEMNTDMQKKDKGKTIAFQVSNDTYDDLLQISQEVNESDLCEDSISFITKKFGDYLKRIIDKKKDAQPSKFPSLPAPERPQRFPAKQQFQPKNEGKGQYNSKRYDSVQCRECKGFGHYANECANRLRKNKGYNVSLSDEESDEAEKSNDEDNHTSLTALLTEKHCLQVNPLGVALGVATPGRNICKKPVYLKSATFENPNADDDLEADDEEITLESVQKLYEELFEDWTKRNKLNSSLIKENTDLKAVVAKLEVILSKKDLELGKTKEELQKTTETLSKFNTSTSKLESILLMGRDDKNGLGFKDSVFEIGESSKSHVFVKGKTETFTPPQTTSSTKSSSPKRQHATHTPNKRKRRSLVLDSGSSRHMTGSREYLIDYIDQKGGRVTYGGRAKGKIVGKGTLNVERLPMLHNVLHVEGLNSNLISISQLCDHNLLVKFDKHNCEVFNEANKCIMTGTRTSDNCYQIGEELSCKHVQITELDLWHQKLGHANFKTLKNLSKYDAVRGMPNLSSGIPYVCGDCQKGKQTRVSHPVLPTSGTTRYLELLHMDLMGPMEVESLGSKKYSFVCVDDFSPFSWQERDQLAKFDSKSDKCLFLGYVTNSRAYRMFNLRTGTIMESINVVFNDCADLRKKTAENEVEDLLENQMPLGNADVVPDVATSGTTCETEVTNSQEDDHSDDEVVNDGSNIPSKIQRNHPSSQIIGHMQEDVQTRKKEKVDYRKMAGLICMSSTYSQINAMYDELEQFVRNDVWNLVPPPDHGNIIGTKWIFKNKTDESGNIIRNKARMVAQGYTQVEGDDFDETFALVARIESVRLLLAIACYMKIELFQMDVKSAFLNGILSEEVYVRQPKGFEDPHHLDHVYKLKKALYVLKQTPRAWYGRLTEYLLEIGFKRGEVDKTLFVQKSKGEILICQVYVDDIIFGSSSQKHANDFFDCMSSTFEMSMVGIIINFLHVQESS; encoded by the exons ATGGACACATCACTAGCAAACGCAGCACTTCGACCACCAATCCTAGATGGTACAAATTACAGCCTATGGAAGGTCAAAATCAGATACTACATAAAATCCATAGATGAACAGGCATGGCAGTGTGTCATCAATGGATGGACTTCACCAAGTGTGATAGATCAAGATGGTGACAGTCTGCCAAAACCTGAAACTGACTGGACTGCTGATGAGGTGCAAAACTCGAACTACAACTCAAAGGCCTTAAATGCTATATTCACGTCGGTTGACATAAACATGTTCAGCTTGATCACAAACTGTACGTCTGCTAAAAGTGCATGGGATATCCTCCAAAGACACTGTGAGGGTTCTGAAAGTGTGCGGCGAACCAGATTAAGGATGCTCACTTCCAAATTCGAGATGATGAGAATGGAAGAATCTGAAAATATACTAGATTATGATTGTCGCCTACGGAAAATTGCTAATGAGGCGTTCAGTCTTGGAGATCCTATCTCAAATGAGCGTTTAGTCAGCAAGGTCCTTCGCTCTCTGCCTGAaagatttaacataaaaatctgtGCAATAGATGAGGCCAAGGACACTTCTCAGATGGCTTTGGAAGATCTTATCCGCTCACTCCGCACTTTCGAGATGAACACGGACATGCAGAAGAAAGATAAGGGGAAGACAATTGCATTCCAAGTCTCGAATGACACTTATGATGAtcttcttcaaatatcccagGAAGTTAATGAATCAGATCTTTGTGAGGACTCTATCTCCTTTATCACAAAGAAATTCGGGGATTACTTGAAGAGAATCATAGAtaaaaagaaggatgcacaacccTCGAAATTTCCAAGTCTTCCTGCACCTGAAAGACCACAAAGATTCCCAGCCAAGCAACAATTTCAACCAAAGAATGAAGGCAAGGGACAATACAATTCAAAGAGGTATGATTCGGTGCAGTGTAGAGAGTGCAAGGGCTTTGGACACTATGCCAATGAATGTGCTAACAGATTGCGGAAGAATAAAGGATATAATGTGTCCTTAAGCGATGAAGAATCTGATGAGGCGGAGAAATCTAATGATGAAGATAATCACACCTCCTTGACTGCACTGCTGACGGAAAAACACTGCCTACAAGTGAACCCTTTAGGTGTTGCCCTAGGTGTTGCCACACCTGGTCGCAACATCTGCAAAAAGCCAGTCTACTTAAAATCTGCAACTTTTGAAAACCCCAATGCggatgatgatttggaagccGATGATGAAGAAATCACTCTTGAGAGTGTACAAAAGCTTTATGAGGAGTTGTTTGAAGATTGGACCAAAAGAAACAAGTTGAACTCAAGTCTCATTAAGGAGAACACTGATCTAAAAGCTGTGGTTGCCAAACTTGAAGTAATCTTGAGCAAAAAGGACTTAGAACTGGGTAAGACCAAAGAAGAGCTTCAAAAAACAACTGAAACTTTATCAAAGTTCAATACGAGCACATCTAAACTTGAGtccatacttttgatgggaagagatgacaagaaTGGCTTAGGTTTCAAAGACAGTGTGTTTGAAATTGGTGAATCATCAAAATctcatgtctttgtgaaaggaaAAACTGAAACATTCACACCACCACAAACTACATCTTCAACTAAAAGCTCTTCACCGAAAAGACAACATGCTACACATACCCCTAATAAAAGAAAACGCAG GTCATTGGTActtgatagtggaagctcacgcCATATGACAGGATCACGAGAATATCTCATCGATTATATTGATCAAAAAGGTGGTAGAGTGACCTATGGAGGGAGAGCTaaaggaaaaattgttgggaAGGGCACTTTGAATGTTGAAAGACTACCTATGCtccacaatgtgcttcatgttgaaggattaaattCGAACCTTATAAGCATAAGCCAATTGTGTGATCACAATCTACTTGTTAAGTTTGATAAACATAACTGTGAAGTTTTCAATGAAGCTAACAAATGCATTATGACAGGTACAAGGACCTCAGACAATTGCTACCAAATAGGTGAAGaactttcatgcaaacatgtgcAAATCACCGAACTTGACCTGTGGCATCAAAAACTAGgacatgcaaatttcaaaaccttgaAGAACTTAAGTAAGTACGATGCAGTACGAGGTATGCCTAATCTTTCATCTGGAATACCATATGTGTGCGGAGATTGTCAAAAAGGAAAGCAGACTCGCGTGTCGCACCCAGTGTTGCCAACATCTGGGACAACACGCTATCTGGAATTACTACACATGGATCTTATGGGTCCTATGGAAGTTGAAAGCCTCGGAAGTAAGAAATATTCCTTTGTATGCGTCGATGATTTCTCACCATTTTCATGG CAAGAAAG AGATCAACTTGCTAAGTTTGATTCAAAGAGTGACAAGTGtttatttttgggttatgtCACTAATAGTCGTGCTTATCGAATGTTTAACTTAAGAACTGGAACTATTATGGAATCCATTAATGTTGTTTTTAATGATTGTGCAGATCTCAGGAAGAAAACTGCTGAAAATGAAGTTGAAGACCTTCTGGAGAATCAAATGCCACTGGGAAATGCAGATGTTGTcccagatgttgcaacatctggcacaacatgtGAAACTGAAGTCACTAACTCACAAGAAGATGATCACAGCGATGATGAGGTAGTAAATGATGGATCGAACATTCCAAGTAAAATTCAGAGGAATcatccatcatctcaaataattggaCATATGCAAGAAGACGTTCAAACCCGTAAGAAAGAAAAAGTTGATTACCGAAAAATGGCTGGACTCATATGCATGAGCTCTACATATTCACAG ATTAATGCAATGTATGATGAGCTTGAGCAATTTGTTCGAAATGATGTGTGGAACTTGGTTCCACCTCCTGACCATGGTAACATAATTGgtacaaaatggatttttaagaataaaactGATGAGTCGGGAAACATCATTCGAAACAAAGCAAGGATGGTTGCTCAAGGGTACACACAAGTTGAGGGGgatgattttgatgagacctttgctCTTGTAGCCCGTATTGAGTCAGTCCGACTTTTGCTAGCTATTGCATGTTACATGAAAATCGAACtttttcaaatggatgttaaaagtgcatttttaaatggaattttgaGTGAGGAAGTGTATGTTAGACAACCTAAGGGTTTTGAGGATCCACACCATTTGGATCATGTTTATAAATTGAAGAAGGCACTTTATGTTTTGAAGCAAACACCACGTGCATGGTATGGAAGATTGACAGAATATCTACTTGAAATTGGCTTCAAACGAGGTGAGGTAGACAAAACTCTTTTTGTTCAAAAGTCCAAAGGTGAGATTCTTATTTGTCAagtctatgttgatgatataatctttggttCTTCATCTCAAAAGCATGCTAATGATTTTTTTGACTGTATGTCATCTacttttgaaatgagcatggtcG gtattataatcaactttctacacgtccaagaatcatcttaa